GCGTATGCTTTCTTTATCTTTAATCATTGAAATTAAATCAAAATCAGATGCTCTTACTGTAAAGTAACTTGCATAATAAAATAATGGATGATGCACTTTAAAGTAGGCGATTCTTACCGCCATTAATACATAAGCTGCGGCGTGGGCTTTAGGGAACATGTATTTAATTTTTCTGCATGAATCTAAATACCAGTCTGGCACTTCGTTTTCAACCATAGCTTCAACCATATCATCGGTTAAACCTTTACCTTTACGAACAAATTCCATTGTCTTGAAGGCAAGTGATGGCTCTAAACCGTTATACATTAAGTAAACCATAATATCGTCACGACAACAGATTACGCTAGATAAGTCACAAGTACCTGATCTAATTAAATCTTGAGCATTACCAAGCCATACATCTGTACCATGTGATAAACCAGAAATTCTAACGAGTTCTGAGAATGTAGTCGGTTTTGTATCTTCTAACATTTGTCTAACGAAACCAGTACCAAACTCCGGCACGCCAAAAGTTCCTGTTTTACACAAAATCTCATCTTCAGTAACTCCTAATGATTGCGGTGAACTAAATATCCCCATTGTTTCTTTATCATCGACTGGTATTGTTTTTGGGTCAATACCTGATAAGTCTTGTAACATACGTATCATTGTAGGGTCATCATGTCCTAATATATCTAGTTTCAAAACATTGTCATGAATGGAATGGAAATCAAAGTGTGTTGTCATCCATGAAGCCGATTGGTCGTCAGCTGGGAATTGGACGGGTGTAAAATCATAAATATCCATGTAATCTGGTACAACGATAATACCACCAGGGTGTTGTCCTGTCGTACGCTTAACGCCAGTACAACCTTTAACCAGACGATCTACTTCTGCGCCTCGCTTATGGATCCCTTGGTCATTTAAAAATCCTTTCACAAAACCGAATGCAGTTTTCTCAGCTACTGTACCAATTGTTCCCGCACGGAAGACCTTGTCATCACCAAATAATTCTTTAGTATAATTATGTGCTTCAGGTTGATACTCACCACTAAAGTTTAAGTCGATATCGGGTACTTTATCCCCTTTAAATCCTAAGAAAGTTTCGAAAGGTATATCTTGTCCTTCTTTAATTAGTTCGCTACCACAAGTTTCACAATTTTTATCAGGTAAATCGAATCCCGAACCGACTGAGCCATCATCGAAGAATTCACTCTTTTTACACTCAGGACAAATGTAATGTGGCGGTAACGGATTGACCTCTGTTATTTCGGTCATCGTCGCTACAAAACTTGATCCTACAGAACCACGTGAACCAACAAGATAACCATCATCTAGTGATTTTTTAACAAGACGTTGAGAAATTAAATAAATAACTGAAAATCCGTTACCAATAATACTTTCTAATTCCTTTTCGAGTCTGTCGATAACAATTTGAGGTAAATCTTCGCCATATAATTTCTTAGCATTTGAATAACTTAATTCACGAATTTCATCGTTAGCACCTTCCATACGTGGTGTATATAATTCATCTTTAATTGGTACTACACGTTCAATACGATCAGCTAGCTTATTTGTATTTGTCACAACGAGTTCTTTTGCCAACTCTTTGCCTAAGAAATGGAACTCGTCTAACATTTCGTCAGTTGTTCTAAAATGAGCTTCTGGTAATGTTGATCGATTTAAAGGGTTACCCGGTTGTGATGCAATTAAAATTTTTCGAGCAATCGCATCATGTTCATATAAATAATGGGCGTTACCAGTTGCAATTACTGGAATATCTGCTGATTCGCCAGCCTTAATAAGACGATCATAAATTTCATAAAGTGTCTCATTGTCTCTAATTAATTCTCTATCTATCAAATCTTGATATAGTGCTGGTGGTTGCATCTCAATATAATCATAGTATTTAGCTATTTTTTCTACTTGTATTTGATCTTTTTGCATTACTGCAGTGAATAATTCACCTTCGTCACACGCAGTACCCACTAATAAACCTTCACGATGTTCATTTAATAATGAGCGAGGAATCCTAGGTGTTCGATAATAATAATTTACTAACGATGCACTGACGATTTTGAATAAGTTTTTTAGACCTTCTTGATTTTGTACGATAAGTGTCACATGATTAGGTCTTGCACGTTTATACGCGTCCTCATTAGTTAAAGATTTATTAATATCTTGATGATTTTCTACGTTTAGTTCTTCTAATTGCTTTAACATCTTAATAAAAATATAAGCAGTTGCTTCAGTATCATAAATCGCTCTATGATGTTGCGTTAGTTCAACGCCATATTTTTTTGCTAAGAAATTCAATCCATGTTTACCGTATTCGGTGTTAACTGTTCTAGAAAGTTCTAATGTATCGATGACACCATTCTCAGATGAGCCAAATCCTGCACGCTCATAGCCCGTATCAATAAAGCCCATGTCGAAAGATGCATTATGTGCTACAAATATTGCGTCGCCTACCCATTCTTTAAATTCTTTTAGTACATCATTAATTTCAGGAGCATCCACTAACATATCATCTGATATATGGGTTAAATTTTTAATCGTTTCGGAAAGTCGTTCATGTGGATTACTGAAACGCTCAAATTTATCAATGATTTCTCCTTCTTTTACTTTAACTGCGGCTAATTCAATAATTTTGTCATATTGATTTGATAAACCCGTTGTCTCAACGTCAAAAACTACATAGGTAGCATCTTTCAAGTTTCTATCAGTTGGTTTATAAGCAATCGGTACACCATCATCTACGAGCATACCTTCCATACCATATATCATTTTAATATCATTTTTTTCAGCGGCAGCGTGTGCATCTGGGAATGCTTGCACTACGTTATGGTCAGTAACAGCTATAGCCTTATGACCCCATTTGGCAGCTTGTTCAACATAAGCACTAATATTTGGTATACCATCCATTTGACTCATAGAAGTGTGCAAATGAAATTCAACTCTCTTCTCATCTGCCTTATCTTGTTTCGATACTTTTTTAATTTCTTCAATATCAGACATCATCATAACTAAATCCCTGACGAAAGTATCTTCTTCAATACGTCCTTGAGCACGTACCCATTTACCAACGCTTAAAGCTTTAAAATGAGCTAAATCATCTTTATTTTTACGCGTGAACATTTTAAGTACAAGTGAATCAGTATAATCAGTCACTTTTAATTCTACGATGTGGCGTCCACTTTTTAATTCCTTAAGATTTATGTCAAAAATAACTCCTTCAACCGCTACTTTAAATTCTTCTTCGATTATATTTTCTATTGGGCGTACGCTTTCAACTTGAATTGGCTTACCAATCTGACATTTACTCACTGCACTTTCATTATTATCTTGTTGTTTAATTTTTTCAGCCTTCATTTTTTCTATTTTTTCAGTAGCTTCACGTGCACTCTTTTCATCTTCTTCTTGAATATGCGCTTCTAAAGAGGCCAAATCATCATCTGTGTAATCGTTATTTGTCTCGAATACTACTTTATTTATTTTAAAACCACATTGTTTAAATGCCTTAACTAAACTACCATTACATACTTTATCAAAATGGTTACCTTCAACTTCATTTTGACAAACAACCTTAATAACATCGCCAGACATAATCAGTTTCTTTTGCTTTAACTGACCTTTAACTTTTGGTGATAAATTTGTTTGATCAATACAATAGTTAAAATATTTCAAAGCTAGCTCATCTTGATTAGAAGTATCTTCTATTTCAAACTGCCATTCTACGTGGGCAATTGTTTTAAATTCTTCAGTCACGGCGTTAGTAAAAAGTAAGTAATCTTCATATGATAAAAAGCGCGGTAATTTAATTTGAAGCATCCAAGATCTATTTTTAGAAGAGACATCTATACGTGTTAGTTCCCCTTGTCCTAAAATATCTTGGTCTAACTGATTCGCAATTTTTATCTGATCAGCTAGTATTTTAAATTTTTCTTGATTTGTCATTGCCATGACGATAACCACCTTACTTTATAATGCACTGATTTAATTGAAGTGCTTAACGATTCAATTATGTAATTTCGTATACTAATCATATCAATATCTATAATAAATGCATCATTGCCTATAAACAATGATGCATTTGTCAGCAGCAGATAAAATACTATCATATTATAACAAAATATTAATAGTCATGCTTGCCTTGTTATTTAACTTTTTCATACAATGCCTTAGTATAATCTACTAAATCATCTACGCGAACGTCTTCACTTTCTCCTGTATCTCTTCTTTTAACTTCTACAATACCTTCCGCTGCATTTTTACCGATCACAATTCTCACTGGTAAACCAATTAAATCAGCGTCATTAAATTTAACACCTGCGCGTTCTTTACGGTCATCGTATAACACATCAAAAGATTTGTTTAATAATGCATATAGTTGGTCTCCTAATTCACGTTGTTCATCTTTTTTAGGATTTAATGTAATGATATGTAAGTCAAATGGTGCGATTGCTTTTGGCCATATAATACCATTTTCGTCATTGTTTTGTTCAACTACTGCACTTAAAGTTCTAGATACACCTATACCGTAACAACCCATAAGTAATGGTTTGGCTTTACCTTGATTATCTAAAATCGTCGCATTCATAGCTTCTGAATATTTTGTGCCTAGTTTAAATACTTGTCCAACTTCAATACCTTCTGCAAAGTGTGCTTCACCAGAACCATCTGCAAGTGGTTCACCTTCTAAAATAAATCTAAAATCTCCATAAGCATCAATGTTAAAGTCTCTATCTACGTTAGCATTTACTAAATGGTAACCATCTTCATTGGCACCGACAACAATATTATTTAAATCTTGTAATGCGTTGTCTGCGTATATTTTAATATCTTTATCAAAGATTGGACCTAAAGATCCAGGATTTGCACCTAATAAATT
The genomic region above belongs to Staphylococcus durrellii and contains:
- a CDS encoding PolC-type DNA polymerase III, coding for MAMTNQEKFKILADQIKIANQLDQDILGQGELTRIDVSSKNRSWMLQIKLPRFLSYEDYLLFTNAVTEEFKTIAHVEWQFEIEDTSNQDELALKYFNYCIDQTNLSPKVKGQLKQKKLIMSGDVIKVVCQNEVEGNHFDKVCNGSLVKAFKQCGFKINKVVFETNNDYTDDDLASLEAHIQEEDEKSAREATEKIEKMKAEKIKQQDNNESAVSKCQIGKPIQVESVRPIENIIEEEFKVAVEGVIFDINLKELKSGRHIVELKVTDYTDSLVLKMFTRKNKDDLAHFKALSVGKWVRAQGRIEEDTFVRDLVMMMSDIEEIKKVSKQDKADEKRVEFHLHTSMSQMDGIPNISAYVEQAAKWGHKAIAVTDHNVVQAFPDAHAAAEKNDIKMIYGMEGMLVDDGVPIAYKPTDRNLKDATYVVFDVETTGLSNQYDKIIELAAVKVKEGEIIDKFERFSNPHERLSETIKNLTHISDDMLVDAPEINDVLKEFKEWVGDAIFVAHNASFDMGFIDTGYERAGFGSSENGVIDTLELSRTVNTEYGKHGLNFLAKKYGVELTQHHRAIYDTEATAYIFIKMLKQLEELNVENHQDINKSLTNEDAYKRARPNHVTLIVQNQEGLKNLFKIVSASLVNYYYRTPRIPRSLLNEHREGLLVGTACDEGELFTAVMQKDQIQVEKIAKYYDYIEMQPPALYQDLIDRELIRDNETLYEIYDRLIKAGESADIPVIATGNAHYLYEHDAIARKILIASQPGNPLNRSTLPEAHFRTTDEMLDEFHFLGKELAKELVVTNTNKLADRIERVVPIKDELYTPRMEGANDEIRELSYSNAKKLYGEDLPQIVIDRLEKELESIIGNGFSVIYLISQRLVKKSLDDGYLVGSRGSVGSSFVATMTEITEVNPLPPHYICPECKKSEFFDDGSVGSGFDLPDKNCETCGSELIKEGQDIPFETFLGFKGDKVPDIDLNFSGEYQPEAHNYTKELFGDDKVFRAGTIGTVAEKTAFGFVKGFLNDQGIHKRGAEVDRLVKGCTGVKRTTGQHPGGIIVVPDYMDIYDFTPVQFPADDQSASWMTTHFDFHSIHDNVLKLDILGHDDPTMIRMLQDLSGIDPKTIPVDDKETMGIFSSPQSLGVTEDEILCKTGTFGVPEFGTGFVRQMLEDTKPTTFSELVRISGLSHGTDVWLGNAQDLIRSGTCDLSSVICCRDDIMVYLMYNGLEPSLAFKTMEFVRKGKGLTDDMVEAMVENEVPDWYLDSCRKIKYMFPKAHAAAYVLMAVRIAYFKVHHPLFYYASYFTVRASDFDLISMIKDKESIRNTVKDMYSKYMDLGKKEKDTLTVLEIMNEMAHRGYRMQPVNLEKSKSFEFIIEGDSLIPPFIAVPGLGENVAKRIVDAREEGPFLSKEDLNKKAGLSQKVIDYLDELGSLPNLPDKAQLSIFDM